One Leucobacter muris DNA segment encodes these proteins:
- the rpsT gene encoding 30S ribosomal protein S20 gives MANIKSQIKRIKTNRKATERNKAYKSELRTVVRAAREAIAAGDKAVAEQKLALASKKLDKAVSKGVIHKNQAANRKSKLATQVAAL, from the coding sequence GTGGCAAACATCAAGTCGCAGATCAAGCGCATCAAGACCAACCGCAAGGCGACCGAGCGCAACAAGGCTTACAAGAGCGAGCTCCGCACCGTCGTGCGCGCCGCCCGCGAAGCCATCGCCGCCGGCGACAAGGCCGTGGCCGAGCAGAAGCTCGCCCTCGCCAGCAAGAAGCTCGACAAGGCCGTTTCGAAGGGCGTCATCCACAAGAACCAGGCCGCGAACCGCAAGTCGAAGCTCGCCACTCAGGTGGCCGCGCTCTAA